The nucleotide window GATCATAGCATTTTTAAACCAGATTGCGACCGATGCCGGTGATTATTACGGCGATACCGATAACGATCAGATCCCGCGTGATTTCAATCTCGGCCAGAATTATCCCAACCCGTTCAATCCGACCACTACAATCGCTTATGACCTCGATCGTGATTTTGAACAGGTCAGCCTGAAGATCTACAATATCCTCGGTCAGGAAGTCAAGACCCTGGTGAACGGCCCGCAGGATGCCGGCAGATACGAGGTACGCTGGGATGGAACCGCGCAGGACGGAAGCCGTACGGCCACAGGTGTCTATTTCTACCGGCTGGACACCGGAGATAATTACCAGAGCCGTAAAATGCTTCTGATGAAATAGCAATTATTATCCGACTTGTATAGTAAGCTAACCCGCCAAAATGGCGGGTTTTTTTTATTAGATTATTGAAGTTTAGGGAAATCTGCATATATTGGCGGGTATTACAGTATAAACAGACTGAAAATGGGAGATGACTATGAAATCCTGGCAACGCTTAATTCTCTTCATGATCTTGTTATCACTGATTGCATTTACCAGCGCTTCAGGGCGTCAAAAATACATTTGCCGATATGCGATTGAAGTTTTTTCAGCCAGCTTCGAAAGTGACAAACCCCTGCCTCCGGTCTATCCGGAGATGTGGATGATCAAGTATCCCACCGGCAATGTCTACTTTGCTGATGACGCCGACAAACTTCTCAACCGCGATTTCGACCTGACCAGTCTGGTCAAGCTGGGCTCGTGGCGCATAGTCGACAAGGCCGACGATTCGATCATGCTGACT belongs to Candidatus Zixiibacteriota bacterium and includes:
- a CDS encoding T9SS type A sorting domain-containing protein; amino-acid sequence: MIAFLNQIATDAGDYYGDTDNDQIPRDFNLGQNYPNPFNPTTTIAYDLDRDFEQVSLKIYNILGQEVKTLVNGPQDAGRYEVRWDGTAQDGSRTATGVYFYRLDTGDNYQSRKMLLMK